Genomic segment of Juglans microcarpa x Juglans regia isolate MS1-56 chromosome 7S, Jm3101_v1.0, whole genome shotgun sequence:
TAGCGATGGCacaaaaccaaaggaaaaagGAACACATCAATTAATGAATGTAAAACCTATAATGGTTGCCGGAATTGCAAAGCATACCTGATTGTAAATCATACTCAGCACTTACAATGAACTATCAAAAATCCATATCTCATCCGGGGACAGATTTCCATAGTATCAAaactacaaaaaacaaaactccCTCAAAAACCTTCTGCCAATCTAGCAGATACTGTTCTTAGTTTTGAATATACTTTTCCGGCAGGGGATCCCAAAATAAGGCTGCAGAGAGAATCTCTTGCAACTCTAATGTTCCTATATGACCCTAATATGTGAATCTTGGTGTCGGCAATCACAATCCTTGTCTTTGTTGCATTTTCAATTGCAAATTTTGTTTTACCACCTTTACCAGACAGTCTTCCTATGGCACGAGACAAGTGCTCTCCTCTAAGTGTTTTAACATCCTTGATCTCAAATGATTCCACATAGAGCTCATCCAAACGCAAAAGTGCAATGGCATCTATTACATCGAAACCTAGCATGAATGCATGAACAAAATCTGCACACTTCTGTAGGTTACTAACGTCAGGTGTGTTGGGTCTGGTTTTTAATTCAACCCTACGAACCTTGAGATTCATTCGGATGTCGATCTTCATCTGCTCATATATTGGAGTGTATATTTCCATCCATGCTTTCTTGAGAGGTGAATACCGATGTGGTGGAA
This window contains:
- the LOC121241242 gene encoding RNA-binding protein pno1-like: MDVEVVPFEPKPESGSLPAKPPFEPLKAHEMSDGQVQFRKVNVPPHRYSPLKKAWMEIYTPIYEQMKIDIRMNLKVRRVELKTRPNTPDVSNLQKCADFVHAFMLGFDVIDAIALLRLDELYVESFEIKDVKTLRGEHLSRAIGRLSGKGGKTKFAIENATKTRIVIADTKIHILGSYRNIRVARDSLCSLILGSPAGKVYSKLRTVSARLAEGF